The DNA window ACGTGATGCCAATAGAGATAACGATGCATTATGGAATTTTTAGCAGAGCACAGAGGCTAATAAAACAGGGTGAAATCTGAAATTCAACATGGCGTTTGACAGGAGTCTGAATTGTAGGGAAGCGAGTACAATGTAGATAAAATACGGTCAGGTGGGGGTGCAAGGATGGAAAAAACATTCTCACTGAAGTGTTTCTCAAATAACTTTGGGGTCTAAGAGGAATACTTttttccttgtggagactgacaaaccagtctggttgTCGGTGAGGAGTTTTATAGCTGTAATGCTCTTCTGGGAAATATGCAAGttgtctcttcaggaaggaaggagaccaactctagtgccatctattggaaatagcaatcctacaAGTCACAAGTGAccttttaacgagccttgtcatatgacataggatttatgccagatcagaacctcaatttgcaaacacggtgttttggggtgattgcctctCATcactgcaaagtatgagatctgatttggctgtatgaaaagctatagtggggtctaaggggaaaacatttctccttgtgaAGACTAACAAACAAATCTGGCTgtcggtgaggagtcttatagagtcacttgtgacttttaggattgctacttccagtaggtagcactagagttcgtctccttcctccctgaagagacaatttgaatattcccagaggagcattgcagctataagactcctcactggcagccagattggtttgtcagtctccgcaaggtgaaatgttttccccttagaccccattatagcctctcatacagcctgatcagatctcatactttgcactgacgaggggcaattttattattatttattattatagcgccatttattccaatcacctcgaaacacagtgtctgcaagttgacatatgacaaggctcgttaaagagtcacgtgtgacttttaggattgctacctccaatagatgACACTAGTCTCAAATCATTTTGGTACAGAAACTTTTTTAATATACACTATGGActcaccattttttattttttcctgtcAGGATCTTGTGAGGCAGGTGCAGGACTCGATTGCTATCTCTGGTGATGTCGCAAAAGAGATTATCGAGTCGGTTAAAACAGTGCAGAGTTTTGCCGCTGAACAAGAAGAGGTGAAGAGGTACGAAGAGTCCCTGCAAAAGACTCATTATCTGCAGAAGTGGAGGGACCTGACCAGAGCTCTGCATCTCCTGTTAATAAGGGTGAGGAATCAATATCAGGCTTGGTCTTGTCCACAGCGAGAAAACCCGACCTAGTGGTGATGAGCCGTGTGCCCTAATAACAGACGCTTTTGTCCCCTACAGATCATCAATCTGGGGTCACAGGTTTCCATGTTATGCTACGGACACACATTAATCCTTGAAGGAGAGATGACCACCGGGGCAATGGTGTCCTTCATCATCTACCAGATGGAGTCTAGCGACTACATACGGGTACGACACTAAAGAAATCACTATGGTGCATGTTTTCCAAGAAAAGTAGTACAATGGTTGTTTAAAAAACCACGCAGGTGACAAATCCCTGAGGAGGTGACATATCCAGCATCTTCTGAAAATTTTGATATGATGAGATTCTCATGTCTGTATAAAGCACGTAATTATTAGTATTTTTTATTAACACAGCAGAGCGCCATACACtgcgtagtggccgttctcaggtaTTGCATCCAAGGCCCTATAGAggggtgttgtgaatacgttttccagtttggggctccctctggtggtcagtgctggcggtgcagttgatgtgtggagtgaaatccacacacctgtggaggactggcaatcagggtcagattgggctatttaactgtagttttctcttgttacttgccgattctcaatggtctcctgtgtgttaaggacattctgtaacagctctgctcacttccagaactcctctcagataagtggtctttgtacctctgctgtttgttttctactttcttgttgtttttttctgctttactactaaggcttgattcctattttgtctgtgtggagttcttggtggaatgggatcattccctgctgggagtgtctgtatatttagctccatgattcaaggtattgtgtttgtcatgcttgctattaattcagtccctcatctgtattagtgtttttggatcccagtaacatctgagtgctgatacagtaggggagaggttgtgtgacctcaggatttttccatatcagaagtgctggtatatattagggtttttacggctgcagacagtgctcctttctatcctttcctataaagatagtttgggccttacctttgctgaaatctgtcttttctggctttatattgtgtttttctatatcaccgtagcctttacatgtgggggggctatctctctatctttggggactgctccgaggcagattagctttcttatatttctatctgtgagattattcagttctccggctgtgtcgagccgTCTGGGTcattgtaggctcgtcccacggctacttctagttgtgtgtcaggattaggtctgcagtccgttaagtttccagccactcttacctttttgggattccgcattttttgatcctcctcggtccctgaatcataaccgaGGGGAATGGGAGCCGAGCGACAGTATAATAAGACCCATCAGGGAAATGAATGGTGATAGTGTCAAGGGTGTGTCACggacctgtggtgtccggctgcagaaggtcgctgcgtttggctgcacaaactgctccttgttgtgaatggagttctatgtatctTCGCTGTTAGGGTTAACgctttcccttttggaccctgtAGACTTCTTGACTTGTCAGCTGCAAATCCTTATTCCCACTCCCTGTGTCTATTTATGCCTTCATTTCCCTTTGGTTTGGTGCTGGTGATAGAGTTTACTCCTATGCTGTCCatattgcaagcagtcggcttgcaatctCCTGCAGAAATGTTGTTGTttttctcccaaagtcatcttggagataagttgtccatttgcattcctctgtttgttttccctgtgtgttcgaTAGGATTTagttggggttgactagtgctcttcCCATCCGGtgattacctagggcccagtttagGGTCggccagggcctaggtatcctgcaCGGCGCAAGTCAGAGAAGCCGGCAGTAGGTTTTACCAGGAGTCtctatcttccctttccctagaggcAGGGTTTCCCCACCCCCCTCCTTTCACCGTTCGTCCGGTATTCCCCCATACCAAGCATGACAGCAAGGTAAAAAATCTACCAAAAAGAGACCATGGGTCTGTATTCATCCCTGCATGTTCAGTCTCGTGCATCCTGCCCTAAATCTTTCCTATGACTAATAGATGGACCACAAGTTGCGTTGTACATGGAGAACGCGCTtatatattttaaagggaatctagcagcaggtttttgctccttaatctgagagcaccataatgtagagacagagactctgatttcagcgatgtgtaacTTATTGGCCGCTTTCTGTAGTTtttatacaatcagtgttttatcagcaagagattatcaccgttgccatatagtcctccatattgatgAGCACTGTATATCCCCGcccccaccactaattggcagctttctgcctatgcatagtgaacacagagctgccaatcagtgggaggggttatacagaggtcagcagtgagagaactggtagatctgaagcagagaaaatgttaataaaaactgcagcaagcagcccagtaagtgataaattgctggaatcggggtctctgaacCTACATCATGCACCTCTGGTTGGTGGCAGATTGGCTATAATGTCCTCTTTATTTCTGGAGAAATTCTTCAGGAATGATGACTTTTTATCACTGGTTTTGACCTTCTTTCCTCCGTTGCTTTTCAGAGCCTTATTCACATGCTGAGTGAGATAACCCATTCTGCAGGGGTCGCCTCCAGGATCTTCCAGTACCTGGATCGGGATCCTCAGATCTCCACATCGGGATCACTTTGCCCAAAAGATTTACATGGTGAATTTGAGTTCAGGAATGTTACATTTTCTTATCCGTCCCGTCCAGATATCCCCGCCGTCCAGGTAAGTGTGCGCGGCACGAAACTACACAACGCCCTGTGTTCAATACCCCTAACATAAATACAGCTATCTCTCCCACCCGCCCCATACACGGGCACACTCAGCTCAGCTGCCCCATCCTTTTCTTCCCTGGCGTCTTCCGTTGGGAGGCCCCATACACATTGTTGTCCTGGTGGAGTCCTCTGACTCTTCTCTGATGTGTACACAGGCCTATGTCCTGACTAAAGACCTATTTGGGTGTGttcctgtcacacacagacttgGGGAAGGTCAAGCGTGCATGCAGGACACACAACAACAAGGGCTTCACCAACAACAAATAAGCAGTACATCGGGGACACGTAAACAACAGTGGGCTCTAGTGCTAGTGAGGGggctgatgggacacctcctgcacccgcaccctgcactcctagccagtcgtccctatacaggtttctcagttgtcgccgagcaggatacctgaaacctTGAGAAACCttgtaataaccctggctagtgagctggcaggtaaggATGTTAGTCCACTGTTGCTTTAATACAGAGTAATAGTAACAGTGAGATTGCTGTGACAAGTCCATTTTTTAAACCAAAATGTTCTTGTCCTGGTTTATCTTTAGGGCACAAGTAATACAAACCATTAGCCACAAGCCTGATCTGAAGATTTCACAACGCCATTACAGCAGATGCTCATTACATTTAGAGGATGACTGTGCTTTATGCATTGGAATCAACTGATCCTATGCACTGACAATAGCCAGCGTTCCCAGTGTCTGCCGATAAATGTGGGGTACCGCCATCGGACATTAACTCATCGGAGTCACTTGATGGGAGATGGTCTCCTTGTCTCTCTTCACCAGCATACCGGATAGATAGTAATAAGCTGTGATTCCATAGAGATGCTTTAACTACATGTTGGCTTtgctagagaagggggctggcttagctatcaCAGGAGAAGTGAGGTCTGGACCCCTTCCATCCTAAGTCTTCTCATCCTATAAGTCGCTCTGATCTCTCACATACGTGGCCTATTTTCTCACTGTCCATTGATTAGACTCACCCCCTATCCTTTATTTACAGGACTTATCCTTCAGTCTTCCCCCGGGAAGCGTCACCGCTCTTGTTGGACTCTCGGGAGGGGGTAAGACGACCTGTGTGTCCCTTCTGGAGCGATTCTACGAGCCCCAGAGCGGGGAAATCCTTCTTGATGGGAGACCTCTGGCCGAATACGACCATCAGTATCTGCACAGTAAGGTATAAAGCCAAGACAGCCGGAGAATCGACAGCACATAAACCTTCACCAGATGAATGTCATCTATTGATATGTATTAATATTTTACGCTGAATTCCTCAATGTGACCGGAAATCCAGAATATTGTCTGCCCTCATGATCACTACTTTATATCACAGATTTCATAAAACCTTCATATTTATACAGATGGGTGATGATAGTGACTACTATATGCTTCATTTATATTATCTGTGCTTAGTACTACTTTAATTCTGGGGATTCATTCAATTTATCAAAATTGTCCTACAGGAAAAGCTTTACTCCATTACCCCAACTGTCGCCAGTGTCAGATCGGTGCTGAGAATTAGTTCTTTTGAAGGTCTCGTAGCCACAATAAGTACATTGTGTACGGACCCGGGACAGCTAGGTACAAAGTGGTGTAGCCATTCTGTGTTCTGCGGCTCAGCTTCCAAAGAATGAATGTGATCTGAGCTGTAGTAACAAGAACGGCGATAacactgtgtatggagctgtgctgttccagctctgtacactgtgtatggagctgtgctgttccagctctgtacactgtgtatggagctgagctgttccagctctgtacactgtgtatggagttgtgctgttccagctctgtacactgtgtatggagttgtgctgttccagctctgtacactgtgtatggagctgagctgttccagctctgtacactgtgtatggagttgtgctgttccagctctgtacactgtgtatggagttgtgctgttccagctctgtacactgtgtatggAGCTATGCTGTTCCAGGTCtgtacactgtgtatggagcggtGCTGTTCCAGGTCTGTACACTGTGTATGGTGTTGTGCTGTTCCAGCTTTGTACACTGTGTATGGAgttgtgctgttccagctctgtacactgtgtatggagctgtgctgttccagctctgtacactgtgtatggagctgtgctgttccagctctgtacactgtgtatggagctgtgctgttccagctttgtacactgtgtatggagctgtgctgttccagctctgtacactgtgtatggagctgtgctgtttcagctctgtacactgtgtatggagctgtgctgttccagctctgtacactgtgtatggagttgtgctgttccagctctgtacactgtgtatggagttgtgctgttccagctctgtacactgtgtatggAGCTATGCTGTTCCAGGTCTGTACACTGTGTAtagagctgtgctgttccagctctgtacactgtgtatggagcagtGCTGTTCCAGCTTTGtacactgtgtatggagctgtgctgttccagctttgTACACTGTGCTGTTCCAGGTCTGtacactgtgtatggagctgtgctgttccagctctgtacactgtgtatggagctgtgctgttccagctctgtacactgtgtatggagctgtgctgttccagctttgTACACTGTGTATGGAGCTATGCTGTTCCAGCTTTGtacactgtgtatggagctgtgctgttccagctttgTACattgtgtatggagctgtgctgttccagctctgtacactgtgtatggagttgtgctgttccagctctgtacactgtgtatggagctgtgctgttccagctttgtacactgtgtatggagctgtgctgttccaggtctgtacactgtgtatggagctgttctgttccagctctgtacagtgtatggagctgtgctgtttcAGCTTTGTACACTGTGTATGGAGCTATGCTGTTCCAGCTTTGtacactgtgtatggagctgtgctgttccagctttgtacactgtgtatggagctgtgctgttccagctttgtacactgtgtatggagctgtgctgttccagctttgtacactgtgtatggagctgtgctgttccagctttgtacactgtgtatggagctgtgctgttccagctttgtacactgtgtatggagctgtgctgttccaggtctgtacactgtgtatggagctgtgctgttccagctctgtacagtgtgtatggagctgtgctgttccaggtctgtacactgtgtatggagctgtgctgttccaggtctgtacactgtgtatagagctgtgctgttccagctttgtacactgtgtatggagctgtgctgttccagctttgtacactgtgtatggagcagtgctgttccagctctgtacactgtgtatggagctgtgctgttccagctctgtataCTGTgcatggagctgtgctgttccaggtctgtacactgtgtatggagctgtgctgttccaggtctgtacactgtgtatggagctgtgctgttccagctttgtacactgtgtatggagctgtgctgttagAGCTCTGTACATGGTATACTTCCGTGAGTGGCAAACAGCTTATTAGTGGCGGTGCGAGATGTCGGCTCCCtcgaatctgatattgatgacctagccAATTGGAGAGCCATCAATATCATAGTTCTGGACATCCCCTCTAATAATAAAGTTAGAAAGTAACTGGATTTTTGATAGATCTGCAGTTCAAATCAGCTGCTAAGAAAGCATGAGCGAGGCAGACAAAACAGCACTTTTAGCATGGAGATAAAGATAGGAGGAAGTAAAATAAGGTAATTTTTAGATCTAAGTAAATGGCAGCAAACAATATACTGATAATGTCCCCTCTAGGTGGCGCTGGTCGCCCAAGATCCTGTTTTATTTGCTGGAACAATAAAAGAAAACATTAGTTACGGACTCATCAGCAAGAGCGACGAGCAAGTGACAGAAGCAGCGAGGAACGCAAAGGCTGAAAGCTTcatccgtgacctggatgacgGCTACAACACAAGTGAGTGACAGAAGCATTACATTCTGCAGctgtgattattattatttttttcctgtttttaataaactatcatCAGATCACAGCTGGGGCTTTATGTACTAACTCCTTCCCAATGAAGAACATAATCACATTTCCTACATTAGGTCTACATGTATGGAgtgagctgtgttatacagccggcaTCTGCAGCTAACAGCAGCGACCAGAGCTGCCTCCGATCACTGCTGTTTACCATTTACATGCTGCTGGCAGTCACTGACAGTAGCATTTAAATAACACCTTTTTCATATTCATAAAAAGACCAatttctcaaaataaaaaaatgaatgagCCCATGTGGCCAATGCAATAAAGTGAAAAAAATGGAAGCACCGGATTGGTTGTTTTTCAGCTTCTGTAACTGATTGTATTCACTAATATACTGTACTTAATTAATGGATGCTCCAGGGAGTTCCCTGCAGATCCCAGGTCCCGGCAGCTCATTTTCTTCCATACTCAGGACAGAGGCCCCTCCACAAGTGTGGGCAAGTGGGAATGAAGGGGGCTGCCTGACTGAtcaaagccagcccccttctccatCACCACTGATACAGGGGCTGGAATCCCTAATGGCCTGAAGCAGCCAGCCTCCACCTTACACATCACTGGCCACATAGGGAAAAGTAATAAGCTGTCACCTATTAGGGGggtccatatactgtatattaaccccttaatgacattcGCAATTCATGAACTGTGGGATTGCTgtatatagtacaagtgatcagatgatcgcaggttcaagtccTCTAAAGGGTAAAAGTTAaaattacaaaataataaaatagttatggctctgggaagaaggggggaaaaataaaaaattggcggCATCAGGAAGGGGGTGAACTTATCTGACTTTCTGGCCAAAATCGTCACCGTTATACCATATTGTGCTGCATTTTCACATCTGACGCCTGGTTTGACATTATACATTATTAATCAGATTGTTTTTACATTATGTGATACAGAAATGCGTTCTCCTGTTTCCACAGGTGTTGGGGACAGCGGGGCTCAGATGGGGGCCGGGCAGAAGCAGCGCATCGCCCTCGCTCGGGCTCTCGCTCGGAGACCTAAGTTACTGATTCTGGATGAAGCTTCCAGTTGTCTGGATGTAGAGACGGAGCACGAGGTGCGGTACGACGCCGGCTGTGTCGGGGGTGAGGTGCGTTACTTTCAGTCATTAATATCTCCTTCTCCTCCGCAGATCCAGCAGTCTGTACAGAATATCCGCGGCCTCTCCCTCCTGATCATCGCTCATCGGCTCCGCACGGTGCGAGACGCGGATCAGATTCTAGTCCTGGACGGAGGTCGGGTGGTCGAGCGCGGAACTCACGAGGAGCTGGTAAAGGACAAGGAGGGAACGTACTATAAACTGCTGAAGAACGGGGACTGAACGTCAAGCAGAGGAAAATGGAGGGAATAGTCTATAGATGTGGATGGAACATCGACGCcacaaacatctcataaattatGCACAAGTTCAGGACACGTGACGGAAAAGTCACCGTCATCGCCTCCATCATCATCGGCTTTGTGTCcgctcctccttccctgctccatccCACAGTTAGCGCCATTTACACAAGTAGATAAAAGTGTAAGGGAATAAATGATCCGGTGGCAAATTCATATTTACATGGGACAAACATCATGTAATAAATCGTTAATCCGACCTTCGGTCACACGGTCAGATAACTGCTAGTGCAGGCGTAGATAAGGCATTGAAAAATGGTAAAGAGGTTCGTCCGGGGAAGGTAAGTTATGTAATAACTTATAGATCTAGGGACGTCTGAATGCTGCAATCTGCTCTGATCGGCAGAAATGGGAACCTTGTAGAGTGTTAGTACCAGACGGCCGCTCCATTCGCTCCCAGCTTCGCTTCTTCCGGCAGCTCCGAATGGAGCGGGGGCCAAACAGGAGCAGGGCTCCATTGTAACCGTGCCATGTTCCGCTGATGGGGGCAGATCCCAATGGTCGGACCTCCATTGTTTGATCTATAGGTTATCATGCATCTAATGGATAGATAATTTATTttcactggaaaacccctttattaCTAATTTTAATTCACTTGTgttcaatagggaaataataaatctattgttagtgtctCTCTGCAGTTTGtattgtatgtatatacacacagctctgctacatgcacatatacatacacatctctgctacagatgtacatatatacacacacagctctgctacatgcatatatacatacacatctctgctacagatgtacatatatacacacacagctctgctacatgcatatatacatacacatctctgctacaggtgtacatatagacacacacagctctgctacatgcgcacacacacacacacatatatatatatatatagatgtatacacATCTCTGCTACATATGCACATATAGAAAAACAGCtctgctaatatatatatatatatatatatatatatacatatatatatatatatatatatatatggaaaaaatatatatatatagtgtctaaaagtaggtggacagtgtgtgtaatagggttatgaagggggagatttatcaacatggtgtaaagtgaaacagactcagctgcccttagcaaccaatcagattgcacttttaattcttcacagactctctggaaaatgaaaggtggaacctcattggttgctaagggcaactgagtcagtttcactttacaccatggtattattttctgtccatctactcttggaccaccctgtgtgtgtatgtatatatatatatatatacggtatatatatatatatatatatatatattttattacatagctctgctacacattcatatagatacacacagctctgctacatgcacattattTTCCATCACAGGAAGGTGCCTctggactttaaggctatgtgcgcacagtgtgtttttcgctgcatttttcggatgcgtttttgggatcaaaactgcatgactttgcttccccagcaaagtttatgagttttcatttttgctgtccgtacacttttttttagctgcgtttttgagctgaaaaaaaaatggtcttgtcaattcttttctgcgtttttctgcgttttccccccatgtaatgcattggaaaaacacagcaaaatgcagagatcaaaaaagcagcaaaaaacgcaccgaaatgcggcaaaaacgcgttTTTACCAATGcatttttgccacgggtgcattttttgtgcggtttttgcggcaaaaaatgcacaaaaacgcgtaaaaaaaatgcagcgtgcacacatagcctaagaagcacACATTTTTAGCAAGAGTTTTTCTTGTTAAAAAGTGTGTCTAATAGTCcaaccacatacagtatatacaaggcATTTGCTTATTGAGCCATCACATGGGCTGATACAAACTTAATGGGAACGGAACATATGTTCATATGATCGTTCTATCACCATAAAGCTGCATATTCTCGGCAGCACATGCTGTCTAACGATGATGATTTGCACACCGGCATTAACGATCCAAATGCATAGCTGGTTGGAGACATGTTACACCCATCGATGGTGGGGAACAAGCTTCCTTATGAATGCTTGCTGATTATTTGCCTGGGGTTACCCACCTTTGGGTTTTTAGCCCCAATTACATGATTTTAAGAAAAAAATATACCCAAAGGAGAACCCCctgtaaggctggaatcacacttgtgagagactcgcacga is part of the Anomaloglossus baeobatrachus isolate aAnoBae1 chromosome 9, aAnoBae1.hap1, whole genome shotgun sequence genome and encodes:
- the TAP2 gene encoding antigen peptide transporter 2 is translated as MISFCFLPLFVLVDSSLTYILSSLVSRYNAVDLLLAVWLVYIIKAPILVAISKLLPRPRWISSRLPFALTLSFAPPLYQTLRLFLTSQSPELASVFSSSLLYHLPLPLSCLVWDLILPPTKTKETSTGDERDQRDRKNFIRLVKLSKQDWPYLSSAFVFLFLALIFEMSIPYYMGRMIDNLSNNYKEAEFLAAILYMAVLTISSSVSAGCRGGFFMFSLFRLTRRLRLLLFRAFIRQDIAFFETTKTGDISSRLSHDTALVSRSIAANVNITLRTLIKCVGHHLFMISLSWRLTLLTFLSMPLISIVQRIYNKYHEDLVRQVQDSIAISGDVAKEIIESVKTVQSFAAEQEEVKRYEESLQKTHYLQKWRDLTRALHLLLIRIINLGSQVSMLCYGHTLILEGEMTTGAMVSFIIYQMESSDYIRSLIHMLSEITHSAGVASRIFQYLDRDPQISTSGSLCPKDLHGEFEFRNVTFSYPSRPDIPAVQDLSFSLPPGSVTALVGLSGGGKTTCVSLLERFYEPQSGEILLDGRPLAEYDHQYLHSKVALVAQDPVLFAGTIKENISYGLISKSDEQVTEAARNAKAESFIRDLDDGYNTSVGDSGAQMGAGQKQRIALARALARRPKLLILDEASSCLDVETEHEIQQSVQNIRGLSLLIIAHRLRTVRDADQILVLDGGRVVERGTHEELVKDKEGTYYKLLKNGD